GATTTATCCTTTTCAGGGGTTTTTATTAATAAACCGGTTGAAAGTATGCGCTTGCTCAAGTTACGTTTATCAATGTGTGCATTGTAAACGCTATCGTAAAGGTTTTGTATTTGTGGTAACGTAAACCTCTCTGGCAGCAACTCAAACAGCAAAGGGTGTAAGGCTGCTTTATACCGCAAATGATTGATGGCTGAATTGACCGTTTCCCGCTGATCGTGCCTGAGTTTGGGCATTTTATCGAGCGTAAACCAATGGCCTTCCAGACAAGCATCGACAGATTTATCCGGCCGGGAAGCATCTAATAAGGCGATAAAAGTTATGGAAACCACCCGTTCGCCAGGCGATTTAATCACGCCATCGCGGGTATGCAACTGCTCCAGAAAGGTGGTTGATATTCCTGTTGAATTATACATAAGGCGTTGGGCGGTATCATCGGGGCTTTCACTTTCGCCCACAGTAACATACGCGAAACTCCACTTACTTAATTCTTTGCAATCGCCTTTAAACAGCAGTATTTTTAAAAAATCATCCTGAAAACAAAAAGCTAAACATTCAACAGTTAACAGCACACGAGCCTTACGCTTATGTGGCCTTACAGGGCAGCTGTTGTCCGGATAACTGTTTGCTAAATTTGTAACGCCATGTTCTATTAATTCCACCTTGTTTTAGTTAGATAAACTTGTACTTAATCGCTTTTTGTAGCGATTAAATATTTTACTTATACAAAACTAATTTGCAGGGCATGGCCTGGATATTACAAATCATAAA
This Mucilaginibacter defluvii DNA region includes the following protein-coding sequences:
- a CDS encoding NUDIX hydrolase; protein product: MELIEHGVTNLANSYPDNSCPVRPHKRKARVLLTVECLAFCFQDDFLKILLFKGDCKELSKWSFAYVTVGESESPDDTAQRLMYNSTGISTTFLEQLHTRDGVIKSPGERVVSITFIALLDASRPDKSVDACLEGHWFTLDKMPKLRHDQRETVNSAINHLRYKAALHPLLFELLPERFTLPQIQNLYDSVYNAHIDKRNLSKRILSTGLLIKTPEKDKSSKKGASYYCLNKTLYNPRSLSLIKLLPNLHTFTGR